GAATTTCAGCGGGGTCTCAAATATCACCGTTAGGTTTTTATACTTTCGGTGAAGGAGGCGGTggggaagaagaagaagccgAAGCTGAAGAAGCGCCTACAGGTGGTGAACAAAAAACTActtataatgaaaataaacgtTATGAACCTCCCCCGATTAGAGATTTAACAGATGGTTCTATGTCATTTTGGGTTCACCACACCCTCTATATTTTACCGCAAGGTAGAACTTCGTGGTGGAATCCTTATCCATCCTCTGGCGGTGCTGGAGGTGAAGAAGAAGGGGAAGGCGGGGAAGAAGAGGAACCAGAAAAACCACAAGGTCCTCATTTAGAACCAGAAACTGGCCCACCTCTTTTAACTCCGTTATCTGAAGATGCTTCTGTAGAAGCTGTCCCACCATGGTCGGTTAGAGTTTCTTCTAGTTTACTTCAAGATTACGCAATCGCGATTGTCAGATCTAACATATGGCCGGGTGCGTATTGTTTTTCAACACAAgggaaattatttcaaaatgtttatttgGGAAATGGCTTAAAATACATTGCTTACAATTTTTCTCCTCGTCCATTACCGCCCGTTGAACAAGAATATCCTTTAGGACCTGAAATTATGGAGATGATGGATCCTACAGGTGCCGAAGAGGAAGCTTGGAGAATAGCTCATCTTCCTGTTGAGAAACCTGTTAAAGTAATGGGTGAAGGAGAGGAAGGCGAAGAAGAACAACCGGAagaagaggaggaggaggatgatgaataaaagttaatttaagtttttataagTTACTATTTTAGAAGTATTTGAATCAACATAAAagagtaaataaaattaatttacagaATTATCATTCAATAAATTCAACATTTTCACAATACTTAGTAGCAGTTTCAATCCATATTTCTAAAACTTCATCATTGGTCATTGAGGTTAATTTTTCGAGCAAATTCCATCCTGGTTTCGCTGTTGTTAAAATATAATCATTGTCAGGGTCTTGTAGGCTTGAATAAGCTCCTAATACCAAAGACTGACACAATCTAGCTTCAATACaaagctaaaaaaaattaaacaatttaaaataattaaaaaattttatttacctttaaaaattcgatttctTTCATCGGAATCTTTCTAACACTATAATAACCAGCGATGCAAATTCCTCCAATTTCCATTCGTTTACCTAATATTAACATGTAAGTCATTAAAATAGCGAGTTCGAAAAGATAACATGAGAATTGGCTATCTCCAAAATCcaaaattccttttacttcCCATCTTTCGTTAGACTTTTCCACCAAAATGTTTTGTTCGTTGAAATCGCCGTGAATTATACCACGTTCGAATtcatttttacgttttaatacttttttggtaaattcTTCTATAATTCTTGAGATGGTTTGGTATTTATCTGGGTCATTAattgcaaataaaaattgatttaattctgATACTGAATCTAACATCCATAAGCTTTTATGGTGAATGTAAGCTTCTTGGTGGAAAtgctaaataattaaatgataaaaaagatgttattaggtagataattaaaaaataattaccgtTAGTTTTTCGTCGAGTTTTGCTGCAAATTTCCCTATTTCATAGAAAATATAATCTGGGGTTGGCGCTTTGTGTAGAACTTCACCAGAAATATATTTCATTAATCTAACGACGTGGATaccactttttaatttttctaatgaatAATAACTGTTGGTTTTTGTTGGGATTGGTGTTGGGcaagaaatttcttttttacctataacaagaa
This genomic stretch from Onthophagus taurus isolate NC chromosome 7, IU_Otau_3.0, whole genome shotgun sequence harbors:
- the LOC111429167 gene encoding hydroxylysine kinase — encoded protein: MNNEDVLLKPGQSIRPVIELNEIEILLENIYGLKCIHIKNLEGYDDRNYHVKVELIDNRNINDVYDDGYVLKILNSLDSEKTSFIEAQNNILLELCKKEISCPTPIPTKTNSYYSLEKLKSGIHVVRLMKYISGEVLHKAPTPDYIFYEIGKFAAKLDEKLTHFHQEAYIHHKSLWMLDSVSELNQFLFAINDPDKYQTISRIIEEFTKKVLKRKNEFERGIIHGDFNEQNILVEKSNERWEVKGILDFGDSQFSCYLFELAILMTYMLILGKRMEIGGICIAGYYSVRKIPMKEIEFLKLCIEARLCQSLVLGAYSSLQDPDNDYILTTAKPGWNLLEKLTSMTNDEVLEIWIETATKYCENVEFIE